The genome window ATGCAGCTCGCCGTCTCAAACTCGTTCTTGCAATTCGCTCTCGCAGCAGGAAATTGCTTTAGAGGGCTTGCTGAAGCACCCGTTATTTTCGCTCGCATTGGCCTCAGATTCTCCAAGTCCGACAACGGCTCTCGGGTTGCCTTAGAACAGAACAATCACTACTCATAGAATGGAAACACAACCCGCTAAGGCAGGGTCAGTAATCTTACTGTGCTGATTAGGGTTGCAGTGTTTAGGGGAATGCTCGTGAAGTAGTACCTATCTTCACTTTCCTCCTAAAACGGAGGGTTAGAGTTCGCACTGAGGCCCGTTCAGACTTGCAAGCGCCATTCCCCCCTGACGAATCTACCAGGCTCAACGCACTGCACCAGTACGAGATTCTCGACACCGCTCCGGAATCAGACTTCGATGATCTCACTCGCTTGGCTGCCCACATTTGTGGCACTCCCATTGCCTTGGTCAGCCTCGTTGACGAGAACCGCCAGTGGTTCAAGTCGAAGGTGGGACTGGATGTCTGTGAAACTCCACGAGACGCTGCCTTTTGCGCCCACACAATTCTGCAGCCTGACCTGCTGATTATTCCAGATACCCTGGCTGACGAGCGTTTTGCTGCCAATCCCCTAGTTACGTCTGCCCCACACATTCGCTTCTACGCGGGCATGCCTCTGACCAATCCTCAGGGCTTCGCGCTAGGCTCGCTCTGTGTCATCGACCATAGCCCCCGTCAACTGCGCCCCGATCAGATAGAGGCGCTGCGAATTCTGGCCCGTCAGGTCATCACTCAGATGGAATTGCGGCGCAACCTAGCTGCTTTGCAACGCACAGCTTTAGCCCGTCAGCAGGCCGAGGCAAAATTGGCTGCTTCTCAGGCTCAACTGCAAGCGATGTTGGAGCACATGCCAGGCTTTGTTGCACTTAATGACCTTGAGGGTCAAATCCAACTCGTCAGCCCAGGCTGGCGGCAGTTATTTGCGCAAGGTCAGCCAGAGCCTGCCGGTCGTCACCTGAGCGAGTTTTTTGCGCCTGAGCGGGTTGCCCGGCTTTTAGCCGAGGACCAGGCGATTACCCAGGCAGGCAAAGCCATGACCTTCGAAGAGAAGATTGTCTGTGCTGATGGTTTGCACACTTACTTGAAGGTCAAGTTCCCCCTGCAAACCTCGGCTGGTGAGATTTACGGCGTGGGTTTGATTGCCCTCGATATTACTGAACGCCAGCAGATTGAGGCCGCTCTGCGGGAGAGTGAAGCGCGCTTCCGGATCATGGCAGACAGCGCTCCTGTCATGGTCTGGATGACTGACCCCCAGGCTTGCTGCAGCTTTGTCAATCAACCCTGGCTCGACTTCACAGGACGAAGCTTAGAGCAAGAGTTGGGCCACAACTGGGTTGAAGGAATACACCCAGATGACAAGCAATTCCTGCTAAGCACGTTCCTCTCAGCCTTCGATACCCGGCTGCCTTTTGAAACCGAGTACCGCTTGCGTCGTGCCGATGGCAAATACTGCTGGATTTTGGAGCGAGGTGTTCCTCGCTTCACGCCGGATGGCAGTTTTGCCGGTTACATCGGTTCCTGCCTCGACATCACTAATCGCAAACAGGATGAAGCTAAACTGCAAGCGCTCACTTGCCAGTTGCAACAGCAAAATGACCAGTTAGAAGAAGCTTCCCGCCTCAAGTCTGAGTTTCTCACCAACATGTCCCACGAGCTACGCACACCTCTGACATCTGTGCTCGGCTTCTCTAAGGTCTTACTAGAGCAGTTCTTCGGTCCCCTTACCCCCAAGCAGCAGGAGTATATATCCCTGATTCGCAGCAGTGGTGAGCATCTGCTGAGTCTGATTAACGATCTGCTCGACCTGGCCAAGATTGAAGCTGGCAAGCTAGATCTCAATCTGGAAGCGGTGGAGTTGGCACAAGTCTGCAA of Leptolyngbya sp. FACHB-261 contains these proteins:
- a CDS encoding PAS domain S-box protein translates to MQAPFPPDESTRLNALHQYEILDTAPESDFDDLTRLAAHICGTPIALVSLVDENRQWFKSKVGLDVCETPRDAAFCAHTILQPDLLIIPDTLADERFAANPLVTSAPHIRFYAGMPLTNPQGFALGSLCVIDHSPRQLRPDQIEALRILARQVITQMELRRNLAALQRTALARQQAEAKLAASQAQLQAMLEHMPGFVALNDLEGQIQLVSPGWRQLFAQGQPEPAGRHLSEFFAPERVARLLAEDQAITQAGKAMTFEEKIVCADGLHTYLKVKFPLQTSAGEIYGVGLIALDITERQQIEAALRESEARFRIMADSAPVMVWMTDPQACCSFVNQPWLDFTGRSLEQELGHNWVEGIHPDDKQFLLSTFLSAFDTRLPFETEYRLRRADGKYCWILERGVPRFTPDGSFAGYIGSCLDITNRKQDEAKLQALTCQLQQQNDQLEEASRLKSEFLTNMSHELRTPLTSVLGFSKVLLEQFFGPLTPKQQEYISLIRSSGEHLLSLINDLLDLAKIEAGKLDLNLEAVELAQVCKSAIRMVALRAQAKQQQLVLKLPLACEWVVVDPQRVTQMLLNYLSNAVKFTPEGGSITLSTRIATAAELADQNQPAAQSGVQWGGGKDSSSCERVLTAADYLVLSVQDTGIGIPAEKQYLLFESFQQVDGGSNRQHEGTGLGLALTRRLAEMHGGTVSFTSAAGQGSTFSVWLPLAAPFA